The region CTGCCCTCGGGGAGGTCGAGGTCGTACGTTTCGAAGGGCAGCCCGCCCAGACCCAGCGGTGGACCCGCGGGCAGGTCCAGCACGGTCACCTCGCCGTCCGGAGTGGACAGCATCGGTGCCGGGTGACCGGCGCGGGCCAGGGAGCAGTGTCGGGAGACCGGATCGTAGACCGCGTACACGCAGGTGGCCCCGAGCATCTGCTCCACGGTGGACCCGCTGCCGTCGGCGTTCGCCTCCAGCTCGGCGGCCAGCAGGCTGACCAGATCGTCCAGCCGTGCCACCACCTCGTCCGGTTCCAGGTCGAGGCTGGCCAGGGTGCGCACGGCGGCGCGCAGACGGCCCATGGAGGCCGCGGCGTGGAGCCCGTGGCCGACCACGTCTCCCACGACGAGTGCGACCCGGGCCCCTGACAACGGGATCACGTCGAACCAGTCACCGCCGATGCCCGGTTCACCGCACGCCGGGAGGTATCGGCAGGCCACCTCGACCGCCGGCAGGTCGGACGCCGCGCTCGGCAGCAGACTGCGCTGCAGAGTCAGGGCGGCGCTCTGCTGCTGGGTGAAGCGGCGCGCGTTGTCGATGCAGACGGCCGCACGCGAGGAAAACTCATGGGCCACCGCGGCATCGTCGTCCTCGAAAGGCTCCGAGTGGCGCACTCGCCACAGGCTCACTACGCCCAGGATCAGGCCGCGCGCCACCAAGGGCACCACGATCAGCGAATGAACGCCGAGACCCATGGCTATCTCGATCCGCCGCCGGTCCATGGCGTACCACTCGGGGCGCAGGGACAGCAGCCGGTCGAGAATCGGGCGACGCTCGGCCAAGCACCGCGCCTGCGGGGATTCCGGAAGGAGCGGGACCACCTCGCCCTCCTGGTAGGGGACCCGGCGTTCCGGGGGCGACAGGGCTACTCGAAGCAGCGGACCTCTCACACCGGGGGGTGGTTCGTCACCAAGTGTCACCGGCTCGAGAAGGTCCACCGAGCAGTAGTCGGCGAGGCCGTGGGAGGCCACCTCGGCCAGTTCCCGGGCCGTCTGTGCCACGTCCAGCGAGGTTCCGATCCGGGCGCTTGCCTCGTTGAGCAGGGCGAGCCTGCGTTGGGCCCGGTGGCGGTCGGTCACGTCCTCGATCGTCTCGGCCACGCCGAGCACCCGGCCCGAGGGGTCTTCCATCCGGAACGCCGAGACGGACACGATCCGGTCCCGGCCCGGATCATGACGTGCCCGGGCCGACTGCTCCCTGAACATCAACGGCTCGCCGGTCTCCAGGACGTGCCGTACCCGCTCTTCGGTCGGACCCGCGTCCTCGTCGACCATGAATTCGCGAGGGCGACGGCCCACCGGCGCCTCGGCCGGGACACCGCTTGCCTTCTCGACCGCACGGTTGACCCGAATCACTCTGCTGTCCGGGCCGTACGTGACCAGACCGATCGGGGACCGGCGGTACAGGCCGTCCAGCAGCGCACGGTCCCGCTGCCAGGCAATGACCTCCGCGGCGGGGGCTCCGACCAGGACCCACTCCTGACTGTCCCCGTCCCGAGTGATCGCGCGGGCCCGGAATCCCATCTCCATGCGCCGTCCGTCGCGGTGTCGGACGGGCAGGACCCCGAACCAGCCCCCCGTCCTCATGGCGTCCACGACGACGGACCGCACGACAGGCAGGTCACGGGCGTCCACCAGGAGGTCCTGCCACGCCCGTCCGATCACTTCCTTGGCCGGATAGCCCAGCAGCTCCTGTGCACGTGTGCTCCAGCCGACCACGGCGCCTCGATCGTCGAGCACAGCCGAGGCGCCGCGCCGGAGGGCGAACGGATCCTCAGGGCTCTCGCTGAAATGCATCGACGGCATCCCCATAGCCACCACCTTGCCTACGTGACTCCGATGTTCCTCCCCACGCTCTCCGTTCGCGACCTTCCCGTTTCTCCCGGCCCGGCAGGACGTCTCCCGGCCACTTCTCCGGTACGTCCGGCTACTTCTCCGGAGCCGACACGACGCCCGTCGGGCAGGTCCCATACCGCAGTAGCCCGCCGGGTTCTTGTCGAGGTACTGCTGGTGGCAGTGCTCAATGGCCAAGAGGGGCCGCTGCGGCGTATGCGACGAGGTTCGCGAAGCGCAGCCACACGAGCAGATGACCGTTCAGGGGCGCGTAGCCCGGACGGATGAGGCTCTCGATTCCGAGGATCGTGTCGGCCAGGGCGTCTCGCGTCGGGGCGTCCACATGGCCGAGGTTCGTGAGGTACGAGGTGGCACAGCTGTCGAGGCGGGCGTGCAGGTCGGCCAGCTGCTGGGCCTGGTTGTCGCGGTACAGACTCTCGTCCGGGAAGGGAAAACGCTGGAACGTCGTGTGGCGGTTCGCTACGGCAGCGATGAGTCCCAAGCGAGAGGGTTCCGTTTCGCTGGGCCAGCGGGGTCCCGTCATGTGCGGTGTGTCGATGCGGCGTGGGGTGCGTCGGCCGGCCGCTTTCTCCGCATGACGCCGGACGGCGAAGGCATCGACCTCGTTGAGCCGGACCGCTCGGCTGGCTTCCAAGGTCTCCAGCGCGCGCAGCAGGGCCGCCGGGTCGCTGCGGAGATCAGGGGAAGGGCGTGCCGTCGCAGCGACGTAGGCCCAGGTCGCGTTGAAGCCCAGTGGACAGTACCGCCCGACGGCACATCTGAGGGAGGTGTGCCGTCGGGCGAGCGGCAACTGCTCGTCGCGCACCCTGCGCGCGTAGGTTCTGAAGCCCATCCGGCGACGTCAGCCTGCGACCCGAGCCACGCCGATCGGGCAGGACACGCCCGTCCCACCCAGCCCGCAGTACCCGTTCGGGTTTTTGCTGCCTGATAGGTACTGCTGGTGATAGCCCTCGGCCGGGTAGAAGGTGCGGCCTTCCGCGGGGAGGAGTTCGGTGGTGATGGTGCCGTAGCCGGAGGAGGTCAGGACCTTCTGGTAGGCGTCGCGGGAGGCGGCCGCGGTGGCTGCCTGGGCGGGGGTGTGGGTGTGGATGGCGGAGCGGTACTGGGTGCCGACGTCGTTGCCCTGGCGGAAGCCCTGGGTCGGGTTGTGGGACTCCCAGAAGACCTGGAGGAGGCGCTCGTAGGAGATCAGGGCGGGGTCGTGGACCACGCGGACGACCTCCGTGTGGCCGGTCAGGCCCGAGCAGACCTCCTCGTACGTGGGGTGCTCGGTGAAGCCGCCCTGGTAGCCCACCAGGGTCGTGTACACGCCCGTCGGGAGCTGCCAGAACTTGCGCTCGGCGCCCCAGAAACAGCCCATGCCGAAGTCGGCGATCTCCAGGCCCTCGGGGTAGGGGCCGAGGAGGGGGTTGCCGAGGACGGTGTGCCGGTCGGGGACCGTGAAGATCGGCTCCGGGCGGCCCCGCAGTGCCTGCTCGGCGGTCGGGAGCTGAGGGGTACGGCTGTGCAGGAACATGCGGTCTCCACGGAGTCGCAGGGGGGAACGGGGCCGGGGCGCCGTGGTGTTCAACGGGTGAGCCCCGGTCGGGATTCCGGGGCTCGTACGCCCTCAGCGGGGCAGCGACGCCGGCGTTCCGCCGTTCGCCTCGTAGCCCGCCACCGCCAGCGCGCGGTAGAGCGCGTAGTCCGCCGCCGGGTCGGGTGTGAGGGTCCAGGGGAGGGCGCCGACGTGGCCGTCCACGTGCACCAGCTGGTTCATGGCCTCCGCCCAGCGCTCGCCGCGGACCAGGAAGAGCACCAGGAGGTGGCGCACGTGCGCCAGCATCGGGTCGTCGGGGCGGGCCGCGTGCACCGCGTGGAGCGCGCCGTGGACCGCCTTGGTGACGACCTCGCTCTGGTAGAAGCTGCGGACCAGGTTCACCTCGGGGAGGTGCTCGAAGACCGCGAAGAGGGGCATCGCGGCCAGCAGGGAGCCCTGAGGAGCGCGGGCCGCCGCGGCCTCCGCGAAGGAGTACGCCACCTCGCGCGAGCCGTGCCACTTCTCGCACCAATAGTGCAGGGCCGCCAGATGCGCGCCCATGTGGGCCGGCGCGCGGTCCAGGATCTTCAGCCAGAGCGCCTCGAACTCCGGCCGGGGGTAGGCGAGTCCGCGGGCCACCGACAGCTCGATGATGTACGGGATCGGGTCACCGGGGGAGAGCAGGGCCGCCTCGCCGCAGGCCGACCTCGCCTCCTCCATGATGATCCGGAACTCGTCCGTCCCCGGCGTCGACGTCCGCCACGCCTGCTGCACCAGGAACTCCGCATGCACCGCCGCGCCGCCCGCGTCCTTGGGCTTCTCGGCCCGCCACACCCGCAGCCACTGCCCGCCCGGCGTCTCGCTGACCCCGCCCGGACGCTGCTGCAGCTCCAGGGACGCGGCGCCGGCGAAGGCCTGCACCCGCTGCCAGCGCGTCTCGCCCGAGATCTCCGTGCCCGCCAGGAGCTGCGAGGCCGCTTGGTACTCCTGCGTGCGCTGCACCAGGTCCAGGACGTCCAGGAGGTCCCCGTCCGGTCCTGGCATACGGATGTCCAGCTCCTCCTGACGCAGGAATCCGTAGTTCGCGGGGTCCGCCGCGTCCGGGTCGCCGGGCGAGACCAGCTGAATGCCGGTGCGCCTGCGCCGGAGGACCGGCAGCAGGACCAGGCTGAACATGGCCAGCGCCATCAGGACCCAGAGAATCTCCATGCCTCAAGCGAACCAGACGGGTCCGACAATTGGCCAACCCGGTCCGGTTCCGGTCCGGTACCGACCCGGATCGCAGGCCGTGAGGCGCCCCGCACGGGCCGTGAGCCGCCATCAGGCCCGCGGGCGCACTACGCTCGGGACCCATGAGCGACAGGCACATCAGTCAGCACTTCGAGACCCTCGCGATCCACGCGGGCAACACCGCCGATCCCCTCACCGGCGCGGTCGTCCCGCCGATCTACCAGGTCTCGACCTACAAGCAGGACGGCGTCGGAGGGCTGCGCGGCGGTTACGAGTACAGCCGCAGCGCCAACCCCACCAGGACCGCCCTGGAAGAGAACCTCGCCGCCCTGGAGGGCGGTCGTCGCGGCCTCGCGTTCGCGTCCGGACTGGCGGCCGAGGACTGCCTGTTGCGTACGCTGCTCAGCCCCGGCGACCACGTGGTCATCCCGAACGACGCGTACGGCGGCACGTTCCGCCTCTTCGCGAAGGTCGTCTCGCGGTGGGGCGTCGAGTGGTCCGTGGCCGACACCAGCGACCCGGCCGCCGTACGCGCCGCCCTCACGCCGAAGACCAAGGTCGTGTGGGTGGAGACCCCCTCCAACCCGCTTCTCGGCATCACCGACATCGCCGTCGTCGCGCAGATCGCGCGCGAGGCGGGCGCCCGGCTCGTCGTCGACAACACCTTCGCCACCCCCTACCTGCAGCAGCCGCTCGCGCTCGGCGCGGACGTCGTCGTGCACTCGCTGACCAAGTACATGGGCGGTCACTCGGACGTCGTCGGCGGCGCCCTGATCGTCGGCGACCAGGCGCTCGGTGAGGAGCTGGCGTACCACCAGAACGCGATGGGCGCGGTCGCCGGGCCCTTCGACTCCTGGCTGGTGCTGCGCGGCACCAAGACGCTCTCGGTGCGCATGGACCGGCACAGCGAGAACGCCACCAAGATCGCCGACATGCTCACCCGGCACGCCCGCGTGACCCGCGTTCTCTACCCGGGCCTCCCGGAGCACCCCGGTCACGAGATCGCCGCCAAG is a window of Streptomyces sp. NBC_00271 DNA encoding:
- a CDS encoding SpoIIE family protein phosphatase, whose protein sequence is MGMPSMHFSESPEDPFALRRGASAVLDDRGAVVGWSTRAQELLGYPAKEVIGRAWQDLLVDARDLPVVRSVVVDAMRTGGWFGVLPVRHRDGRRMEMGFRARAITRDGDSQEWVLVGAPAAEVIAWQRDRALLDGLYRRSPIGLVTYGPDSRVIRVNRAVEKASGVPAEAPVGRRPREFMVDEDAGPTEERVRHVLETGEPLMFREQSARARHDPGRDRIVSVSAFRMEDPSGRVLGVAETIEDVTDRHRAQRRLALLNEASARIGTSLDVAQTARELAEVASHGLADYCSVDLLEPVTLGDEPPPGVRGPLLRVALSPPERRVPYQEGEVVPLLPESPQARCLAERRPILDRLLSLRPEWYAMDRRRIEIAMGLGVHSLIVVPLVARGLILGVVSLWRVRHSEPFEDDDAAVAHEFSSRAAVCIDNARRFTQQQSAALTLQRSLLPSAASDLPAVEVACRYLPACGEPGIGGDWFDVIPLSGARVALVVGDVVGHGLHAAASMGRLRAAVRTLASLDLEPDEVVARLDDLVSLLAAELEANADGSGSTVEQMLGATCVYAVYDPVSRHCSLARAGHPAPMLSTPDGEVTVLDLPAGPPLGLGGLPFETYDLDLPEGSLLTLYTNGLLEARNGDIDAALEHLDECLTHVADPLDSTCQAVVEALLPKEHLPTDDVALLIARTRVLPPQDVATWQLPLEATSAARARELATAKLTEWGLTELAFTTELVASELVTNTYRYAAGPITLRLIRTHCLICEVSDASHTSPHLRRALSTDEGGRGLFLVAQLTERWGTRYSHDGKTVWTEQPLPHA
- the msrA gene encoding peptide-methionine (S)-S-oxide reductase MsrA, with protein sequence MFLHSRTPQLPTAEQALRGRPEPIFTVPDRHTVLGNPLLGPYPEGLEIADFGMGCFWGAERKFWQLPTGVYTTLVGYQGGFTEHPTYEEVCSGLTGHTEVVRVVHDPALISYERLLQVFWESHNPTQGFRQGNDVGTQYRSAIHTHTPAQAATAAASRDAYQKVLTSSGYGTITTELLPAEGRTFYPAEGYHQQYLSGSKNPNGYCGLGGTGVSCPIGVARVAG
- a CDS encoding cystathionine gamma-synthase, translated to MSDRHISQHFETLAIHAGNTADPLTGAVVPPIYQVSTYKQDGVGGLRGGYEYSRSANPTRTALEENLAALEGGRRGLAFASGLAAEDCLLRTLLSPGDHVVIPNDAYGGTFRLFAKVVSRWGVEWSVADTSDPAAVRAALTPKTKVVWVETPSNPLLGITDIAVVAQIAREAGARLVVDNTFATPYLQQPLALGADVVVHSLTKYMGGHSDVVGGALIVGDQALGEELAYHQNAMGAVAGPFDSWLVLRGTKTLSVRMDRHSENATKIADMLTRHARVTRVLYPGLPEHPGHEIAAKQMKAFGGMVSFQVEGGEEAAVEVCNRAKVFTLGESLGGVESLIEHPGRMTHASAAGSALEVPADLVRLSVGIENVDDLLQDLQQALG